The Caldicellulosiruptor acetigenus DNA window GAAAGAACCATCTCTGTAGCTTTGTCAACCTCCACTGCTTTTACCTCACCAACCAGCCCTCGCTGTTTGCCACGCCCCATGACTTTTTGGAATGTGGCAGCGGGATACCCCGCTGCAGCCAGCACATCTTTTGTCACACCCACTTTGTTCATTCGGATAATAGCTACAATCTCTTTCATTTTCAAAAAATACCTCCTTCTTACTACAGACCCTTTTCTCCCGTTCTGATGGTATAAGCTTCTTCAACAGGGCTTATAAATATCTTGCCGTCACCGAAATTGCCGGTATACGCATTTTGCAAGATTATATCAACCACTTTTTGGCAGTCATTATCTTCTACTACCATCATGATCATTGTCTTTGGAAGTTCGTCATAGACGATGTTCCCTGTTTTGATACCTTTTTGTTTTCCACGTCCAAATACATCAATCTTTGTCATTGAAA harbors:
- a CDS encoding P-II family nitrogen regulator codes for the protein MKMIRAIIRPEMQEKVVRALDSNGFVSMTKIDVFGRGKQKGIKTGNIVYDELPKTMIMMVVEDNDCQKVVDIILQNAYTGNFGDGKIFISPVEEAYTIRTGEKGL